A stretch of Geomonas oryzisoli DNA encodes these proteins:
- the polX gene encoding DNA polymerase/3'-5' exonuclease PolX: MKNREIARMFEEIADIMEIRQDNVFKIRAYRRAALNLEGLNRDLAQMSHKELLEIPGIGADLAARIEEYLQTGTTAHYEQLKKEVPAGVFTLLAVPDLGPKTAKAIYEALQITSLEDLEQAAREHRLIGIKGIKEKTEENILKGIRAVKRGRERQPLGRMLPAAEELVAALKEKAPLERIEVAGSIRRRRDSIKDIDIVATSPDPASVMEAFVNLTQVHDVIMRGPTRASVTIREGVQVDLRVVEPSSYGAALAYLTGSQAHNVRLREMAQKRGLKINEYGIFREEDNVRLGGENEEDVYRLLDLPFVPPVLREDRGEIEAALAGKLPQLVTREEILGDLHVHSRWSDGAHGIAELVEAARLRGLSYLAVTDHSQGLGVARGLTVDRLKEQQAEIRELNRELKGFRVLHGTEMDIHGDGTLDFPDEVLKELDVVVASIHSGFNNSKEVMTARIVAAMRNPYVHIIAHPTGRIIGEREGYQLDMEEVLQVARETGTALEINAYPLRLDLEDRYVRRAKELGVKIAINTDTHAKLQFDTLPWGISVAQRGWLEREDVLNTLTVDNLLKWLKKKHL; the protein is encoded by the coding sequence ATGAAAAACCGAGAGATAGCCAGGATGTTCGAGGAGATCGCGGACATCATGGAGATCCGGCAGGACAACGTCTTCAAGATCAGGGCCTACCGCCGGGCGGCGCTCAACCTGGAGGGGCTGAACCGGGACCTGGCCCAGATGTCGCACAAGGAACTCCTGGAGATCCCGGGGATCGGGGCGGACCTGGCCGCGCGCATCGAGGAATACCTGCAGACCGGCACCACGGCCCACTATGAGCAGCTGAAAAAGGAGGTGCCGGCGGGCGTCTTCACGCTGCTGGCCGTGCCCGACCTGGGGCCGAAGACGGCGAAGGCTATCTACGAGGCGCTGCAGATCACGAGCCTGGAGGACCTGGAGCAGGCGGCACGGGAACACCGCCTGATCGGCATCAAGGGGATCAAGGAGAAGACCGAGGAGAACATCCTCAAGGGTATCCGGGCCGTGAAGAGGGGGCGCGAGCGGCAACCGCTGGGACGGATGCTGCCGGCGGCCGAGGAACTGGTGGCGGCGCTGAAGGAGAAGGCACCGCTGGAGCGGATCGAGGTGGCGGGTAGCATCAGGCGCCGCCGCGACAGCATCAAGGACATCGACATCGTGGCGACCTCCCCCGACCCGGCGAGCGTCATGGAGGCGTTTGTGAACCTGACCCAGGTGCACGACGTGATCATGCGCGGCCCCACCAGGGCGAGTGTCACCATCCGGGAAGGGGTGCAGGTCGACCTGCGGGTGGTGGAGCCGTCTTCCTACGGCGCAGCGCTCGCCTACCTGACCGGCAGCCAGGCGCACAACGTCCGGCTGCGGGAGATGGCGCAGAAGCGGGGACTGAAGATCAACGAGTACGGCATCTTCCGCGAGGAGGACAACGTGCGGCTTGGCGGTGAGAACGAGGAGGATGTCTATCGCCTGCTCGATCTTCCCTTCGTGCCGCCGGTACTGCGCGAGGACCGAGGCGAGATCGAGGCGGCACTGGCGGGAAAACTGCCGCAACTGGTTACCCGGGAGGAGATCCTGGGCGACCTGCACGTCCATTCCCGCTGGAGTGACGGCGCCCACGGCATCGCCGAATTGGTGGAGGCGGCGCGGCTGCGGGGACTTTCCTATCTCGCGGTAACGGACCATTCCCAGGGGCTCGGTGTGGCGCGCGGCCTGACCGTCGACCGGCTGAAAGAGCAGCAAGCCGAGATCCGGGAGCTGAACCGGGAGCTCAAGGGATTCCGGGTGCTGCACGGCACCGAGATGGATATCCATGGCGACGGGACGCTGGATTTTCCGGACGAGGTACTCAAAGAGCTCGACGTGGTGGTGGCTTCCATCCACTCCGGCTTCAACAACTCGAAGGAAGTCATGACCGCGCGCATCGTGGCCGCGATGCGAAACCCGTACGTGCACATCATCGCGCATCCCACCGGACGCATCATCGGCGAGCGGGAGGGGTACCAGCTGGACATGGAAGAGGTGCTGCAGGTGGCCAGGGAGACCGGGACGGCACTGGAGATCAACGCCTATCCGCTGCGGCTCGACCTCGAGGACCGCTACGTGCGCCGCGCCAAGGAGCTGGGGGTGAAGATCGCCATCAACACCGACACCCACGCGAAGCTCCAGTTCGATACCCTCCCCTGGGGGATTTCCGTCGCCCAGCGCGGCTGGCTGGAACGGGAGGACGTGCTGAACACGCTGACGGTCGATAATCTGTTGAAATGGTTGAAAAAGAAACACCTGTAG
- the msrA gene encoding peptide-methionine (S)-S-oxide reductase MsrA: MRRLICTATAFLFFLAWAGSLSAAQLQKATFAGGCFWCMEHPFDELPGVVSVTSGYTGGHVKNPTYEQVSAGGTGHAESVQVLYDPSRISYDKLLSRYWHNIDPTVKDRQFCDVGHQYRSAIFYHNEEQKHLALQSKQALEKSRQLKAPIQTEIVAATEFYPAEEYHQHYYKKNPLRYSYYRLSCGRDHRLKELWGDQAGK; this comes from the coding sequence ATGAGACGGCTGATATGCACGGCGACGGCCTTTCTTTTCTTCTTGGCGTGGGCTGGATCTTTGTCGGCTGCGCAGTTGCAAAAGGCGACCTTCGCCGGGGGGTGCTTCTGGTGCATGGAGCACCCCTTCGACGAGCTGCCGGGGGTGGTGTCGGTGACGTCCGGCTATACCGGCGGTCATGTGAAGAACCCGACCTACGAGCAGGTTTCTGCGGGGGGCACCGGCCACGCGGAATCGGTGCAGGTACTCTACGATCCGTCCCGGATCAGTTACGACAAGCTGCTCAGCCGTTACTGGCACAACATCGACCCGACCGTCAAGGATCGCCAGTTCTGCGACGTCGGGCACCAGTACCGGAGCGCCATTTTCTACCACAACGAGGAGCAGAAGCACCTGGCCCTGCAGTCCAAGCAGGCGCTCGAGAAGAGCAGGCAGTTGAAGGCGCCGATTCAGACCGAGATCGTTGCGGCGACCGAGTTCTACCCGGCGGAAGAGTATCACCAGCATTATTACAAGAAGAACCCGCTACGGTATTCTTACTACCGCCTGAGCTGCGGCCGGGACCACAGGCTGAAGGAACTCTGGGGCGACCAGGCCGGGAAGTAG
- the msrB gene encoding peptide-methionine (R)-S-oxide reductase MsrB — protein sequence MKNGRFFLGLLFFLAVAVGIEADAASRIKVYSAEKGSYIMSDEVVRTNAEWKKTLTPEQYHVLREKGTERAFTGKYAATHDHGIYRCAGCGLDLFKSEDKFESGTGWPSFTQPIAKENVKTETDRSFFSTRTEVLCRRCGGHLGHVFNDGPKPTGLRYCMNSAALQFVATK from the coding sequence ATGAAGAATGGGAGATTTTTTCTCGGCTTATTGTTCTTCTTAGCGGTGGCAGTAGGTATCGAAGCTGACGCCGCTTCCCGTATCAAGGTCTATTCAGCAGAAAAGGGGAGCTACATCATGTCTGACGAGGTAGTGAGGACAAACGCGGAATGGAAGAAGACACTCACGCCCGAACAGTACCATGTCCTGCGTGAAAAGGGGACCGAGCGCGCCTTCACCGGCAAATATGCCGCGACCCATGACCACGGTATCTACCGGTGCGCCGGGTGCGGGCTGGATCTGTTCAAGTCCGAGGACAAGTTCGAGTCCGGGACCGGTTGGCCCAGTTTCACCCAGCCTATAGCCAAGGAAAACGTGAAGACCGAGACGGACCGCAGTTTCTTCAGCACGCGGACCGAGGTGCTGTGCCGTCGCTGCGGCGGGCACCTGGGGCACGTCTTCAACGACGGTCCTAAGCCGACCGGGCTGCGTTACTGCATGAACTCCGCGGCCCTGCAGTTCGTGGCGACCAAATAA
- a CDS encoding DUF4124 domain-containing protein has translation MKALLAVLMVFVSATAACAEIYTWKDNKGTRFYTNSLHEIPARYLKKARVLDVATGKLGGPATAQPPAPAGPASSSAPAPSAPPLLVQQAPPGQPAAPAQSSPQPVPSAQAAAPGAPGAATAAPPQAAPVVEAAPPSQSATRPRGRLSRRELRALGRRSNNTGEE, from the coding sequence ATGAAGGCGCTTCTGGCAGTCCTGATGGTTTTTGTGAGTGCTACGGCCGCATGTGCCGAGATCTACACCTGGAAGGACAACAAAGGAACCAGGTTCTACACCAACAGCCTGCACGAGATCCCGGCGCGTTACCTGAAAAAGGCCCGGGTGCTCGACGTGGCAACCGGCAAACTGGGAGGCCCGGCAACGGCACAACCGCCCGCACCGGCGGGACCGGCCTCAAGCTCGGCTCCCGCACCGAGCGCCCCGCCGCTGCTGGTGCAGCAGGCCCCGCCGGGCCAGCCGGCCGCGCCGGCGCAATCGTCGCCGCAACCGGTCCCATCGGCGCAGGCGGCCGCTCCGGGTGCACCGGGTGCCGCGACAGCCGCGCCCCCGCAGGCTGCGCCGGTGGTGGAAGCCGCCCCCCCCTCTCAAAGCGCGACGCGGCCCCGGGGCAGGCTCTCCCGCAGGGAACTCCGGGCCTTGGGCAGGCGCAGCAACAATACCGGCGAAGAGTGA
- the sucC gene encoding ADP-forming succinate--CoA ligase subunit beta — protein sequence MNIHEYQAKEILNSFGIPIPRGRVALTADQVERAAKEMGGRCVVKAQIYAGGRGKAGGVKLVHHPEQAQEYAKELFGKTLVTPQTGPEGLKVRRILVEEAVEIAREFYLSITLDRSSSRYVLIASAEGGMEIEEVASKTPEKIHTLTIDPFLGLRSYQARQIALQLGLSGSVCEDCVNLILNLYRVCLEKDCALVEINPLVVTRAGWLMAMDAKVTFDDNAIFRHREYPDMMDYSQLDPLEINAGKYDLAYIKLSGSIGCLVNGAGLAMATLDVLKEYGGEPANFLDVGGGATREKVAEAFKIILQDADVKGIFVNIFGGIMRCDVIAHGIIEAASEVNCTLPIVVRMDGSQVEEGKRLLTESGLNVQCSDNLGDAASKIVGMLG from the coding sequence ATGAACATTCATGAGTATCAGGCCAAGGAGATACTGAATTCGTTCGGCATCCCCATACCTCGTGGTCGCGTGGCGCTCACCGCAGACCAGGTGGAGCGGGCGGCCAAGGAGATGGGGGGACGCTGCGTGGTCAAGGCGCAGATCTACGCCGGTGGACGCGGCAAGGCGGGCGGCGTGAAGCTCGTGCACCACCCGGAACAGGCCCAGGAGTACGCCAAGGAGCTGTTCGGCAAGACCCTGGTGACGCCGCAGACCGGCCCCGAGGGGCTCAAGGTCCGGCGCATCCTGGTGGAGGAAGCGGTGGAGATCGCACGGGAGTTCTACCTCTCCATCACCCTGGACCGTAGCTCGTCGCGTTACGTCCTGATCGCCTCGGCCGAAGGGGGCATGGAGATCGAGGAGGTTGCCTCGAAGACCCCGGAGAAGATCCACACCCTCACCATCGACCCCTTCCTCGGACTGAGGTCGTACCAGGCGCGGCAGATCGCCCTGCAGCTCGGCCTGTCCGGGAGCGTCTGCGAGGACTGCGTCAACCTCATCCTCAACCTGTACCGGGTCTGCCTGGAGAAGGACTGCGCGCTGGTCGAGATCAACCCGCTCGTGGTCACCAGGGCGGGGTGGCTCATGGCGATGGACGCCAAGGTCACCTTCGACGACAACGCCATCTTCAGGCACCGCGAGTATCCGGACATGATGGACTACTCGCAGCTCGACCCGCTGGAGATCAACGCCGGCAAGTACGACCTTGCCTACATCAAACTCTCCGGCTCCATCGGCTGCCTGGTTAACGGTGCCGGCCTCGCCATGGCAACCCTGGACGTCTTGAAGGAGTACGGGGGCGAACCGGCCAACTTCCTGGACGTGGGGGGCGGTGCCACCCGGGAGAAGGTAGCCGAGGCCTTCAAGATCATCCTGCAGGACGCTGACGTGAAGGGGATCTTCGTCAACATCTTCGGCGGCATCATGCGTTGCGACGTCATCGCCCACGGCATCATCGAGGCCGCCAGCGAGGTGAACTGCACCCTCCCCATCGTGGTGCGCATGGACGGCAGCCAGGTCGAGGAAGGCAAGCGCCTTCTCACCGAGAGCGGCCTGAACGTGCAGTGCAGCGACAACCTGGGCGACGCGGCCTCGAAGATCGTCGGGATGCTTGGATAG
- the sucD gene encoding succinate--CoA ligase subunit alpha: MSILINSSSRIVVQGITGRSGLFHTQQCREYGSNIVAGVTPGKGGIHIEGIPVFNTVAEAVKYTNANVSMIFVPPPGAADAILESAAAGLELAVCITEGIPVRDMVPVKAVLKQSKMRLVGPNCPGVITPGECKIGIMPGHIHRPGKIGVVSRSGTLTYEAVKQLTDMGLGQSTCVGIGGDPIIGMNFIDVLKLFNEDPNTEGVFMIGEIGGAAEEDAAHWIEEHMKKPVAAFIAGVTAPPGKRMGHAGAIITGGKGKAEDKIRTLTECGVTVATSPTKMGEAMQAAIAAKANGKKK, encoded by the coding sequence ATGTCCATACTGATAAACAGCTCGTCCAGAATAGTGGTCCAGGGGATCACCGGCCGCAGCGGCCTGTTCCACACCCAGCAGTGCCGCGAGTACGGCAGCAACATAGTCGCCGGCGTGACGCCCGGCAAGGGCGGCATCCACATCGAGGGGATCCCGGTCTTCAACACGGTGGCCGAGGCGGTCAAGTACACCAACGCCAACGTCTCCATGATCTTCGTACCGCCGCCGGGGGCGGCCGACGCCATCCTCGAGTCGGCTGCTGCCGGGTTGGAGCTTGCCGTCTGCATCACCGAGGGAATCCCGGTGCGCGACATGGTCCCGGTGAAGGCGGTGCTCAAGCAGAGCAAGATGCGCCTGGTCGGCCCCAACTGTCCGGGGGTGATCACGCCGGGCGAATGCAAGATCGGCATCATGCCCGGCCACATCCACCGCCCCGGCAAGATCGGCGTCGTATCACGCTCCGGCACACTCACCTACGAGGCGGTGAAGCAGCTCACCGACATGGGGCTGGGGCAGTCGACCTGCGTAGGGATCGGGGGGGACCCGATCATCGGCATGAACTTCATCGACGTCCTGAAGCTCTTCAACGAGGACCCGAATACCGAAGGGGTGTTCATGATCGGCGAGATCGGCGGGGCCGCCGAGGAAGATGCGGCGCACTGGATCGAGGAGCACATGAAAAAGCCGGTGGCGGCCTTCATCGCAGGGGTCACCGCACCGCCGGGCAAGAGGATGGGACACGCAGGCGCCATCATCACCGGGGGCAAGGGGAAAGCGGAGGACAAGATCCGCACCCTCACCGAGTGCGGCGTCACCGTCGCCACGAGCCCCACCAAGATGGGCGAAGCGATGCAGGCAGCCATCGCCGCCAAGGCAAACGGCAAGAAGAAGTAA
- a CDS encoding epoxyqueuosine reductase produces the protein MRDTLCLMMMQFVSEEPGNRFTEDGSPYFAEPLIGFAAADDPLFAQYQEVIGPFHMTPTELVQQEAPPWRPATVICWALPISEATRRSNRTETTYPSRPWAQTRQHGEAFNATLRRRVVQFLVDAGYRALAPQLHPAWREYRDSPVGIASSWSERHAAYAAGLGTFSLNDALITPAGIAHRLGSVVTDARFAPTPRTSADHRSNCLWYREGSCGACIGRCPVGALSKEGHDKDLCREHVYGTVPEAVGEKFQVTSTGCGLCQTKVPCEGRIPAGKLPPTTTEGTGSARCQSL, from the coding sequence ATGAGAGACACGCTTTGTCTGATGATGATGCAGTTCGTGAGCGAGGAGCCGGGCAACCGGTTTACGGAAGACGGATCGCCCTATTTTGCGGAGCCGTTGATCGGGTTCGCGGCGGCGGACGATCCGCTTTTCGCGCAGTACCAGGAGGTGATCGGGCCATTTCATATGACCCCGACGGAACTGGTGCAGCAGGAGGCGCCTCCCTGGCGCCCGGCCACCGTGATCTGCTGGGCACTCCCCATCTCCGAAGCGACCCGCCGCAGCAATCGCACCGAGACGACCTATCCCTCTCGCCCTTGGGCGCAGACCAGGCAGCACGGCGAGGCGTTCAACGCCACCTTGCGTCGCCGGGTGGTGCAGTTCCTGGTCGATGCGGGATATCGGGCCCTGGCACCGCAACTGCACCCGGCTTGGCGGGAGTACCGGGACAGCCCGGTCGGCATCGCCTCCTCCTGGTCGGAGCGTCATGCCGCCTACGCCGCCGGGCTTGGTACCTTCAGCCTCAACGATGCCCTCATCACCCCGGCCGGGATCGCTCACCGCCTCGGCAGCGTTGTCACCGACGCCCGTTTCGCCCCCACCCCGCGCACCAGCGCCGATCACAGGTCCAACTGTCTCTGGTACCGCGAGGGGAGCTGCGGGGCCTGCATCGGCCGCTGCCCCGTGGGAGCGCTGTCGAAGGAGGGGCACGACAAGGACCTCTGCCGGGAGCATGTCTACGGGACGGTTCCCGAGGCGGTGGGGGAGAAGTTCCAGGTAACCAGCACCGGGTGCGGCCTGTGCCAGACGAAGGTTCCCTGCGAGGGGAGGATACCGGCGGGGAAGCTGCCCCCGACGACGACCGAAGGGACTGGCTCCGCTAGGTGCCAGTCCCTCTAG
- a CDS encoding methyl-accepting chemotaxis protein, whose protein sequence is MKEILNFYLNLTIRFRLGLLCVCYSFCLIATAVAAQADSLPIKYGSLALFIILGGIFGAINIWSIRTPLVRTMRYLETMAQGDLSEEIVVNRRNEISDMLRALQKLQASMRGMIQGIQRTADELASASSQLSNTSLRMAEGTVHASQQSSSVSSAVGEMAGVSSDIALSCQKMADRAGSTSSATSRGEETITRMTSVMGEIEQMVSGTVDAVKALGANSDKIGNIVVAIEDIADQTNLLALNAAIEAARAGEQGRGFAVVADEVRMLAERTTSSTREVQSIIASLQGDVKNVVALMERSATSVRSGTDDVQHSSHAIGTIKEHITPLLEYVAQVATAAEQQSATTTNISESMRQIINVVQETAGGAHESARAAEDLANSARSLQNMVNQFKVAA, encoded by the coding sequence ATGAAGGAAATATTGAACTTTTACCTCAACCTTACTATCAGGTTCAGGCTCGGCCTGCTGTGCGTTTGTTACAGCTTCTGCCTGATCGCCACCGCAGTCGCCGCCCAAGCCGATTCCTTGCCGATAAAGTACGGATCGCTCGCCCTCTTCATAATCCTCGGCGGCATCTTCGGCGCGATCAACATCTGGTCCATCAGGACCCCGCTGGTGCGGACCATGCGCTACCTGGAGACCATGGCGCAGGGGGACCTCAGCGAAGAGATCGTGGTCAACCGCCGCAACGAGATCAGCGATATGCTGAGGGCGCTGCAGAAACTGCAGGCGTCGATGCGCGGGATGATCCAAGGGATCCAGCGGACCGCCGACGAACTCGCCAGCGCCTCCAGTCAACTGAGCAATACCTCGCTGCGGATGGCGGAGGGAACGGTGCATGCCTCGCAGCAGTCCAGTTCCGTCTCCAGCGCCGTGGGAGAGATGGCCGGCGTCAGCAGCGACATCGCGCTCAGCTGCCAGAAGATGGCGGATCGGGCCGGAAGCACCAGCAGCGCGACCAGCAGGGGGGAAGAGACCATCACGCGCATGACCTCGGTGATGGGAGAGATCGAGCAGATGGTGTCGGGCACGGTCGACGCCGTCAAGGCCCTGGGTGCCAACTCGGACAAGATCGGAAACATCGTGGTCGCCATCGAGGACATCGCCGACCAGACCAACCTCCTGGCGCTGAACGCCGCCATCGAGGCGGCCCGGGCCGGCGAACAGGGGCGCGGCTTCGCCGTGGTCGCCGACGAGGTCAGGATGCTGGCCGAACGCACCACCTCGTCCACCCGCGAAGTGCAGTCCATCATCGCGTCGCTGCAGGGTGACGTTAAGAACGTGGTGGCACTGATGGAGCGCAGCGCGACCAGCGTCAGGAGCGGCACCGACGACGTGCAGCATTCCAGCCACGCCATCGGAACGATCAAGGAGCACATCACGCCGCTGTTGGAGTACGTCGCGCAGGTCGCCACCGCGGCCGAACAGCAGTCGGCGACCACCACCAACATCTCCGAGAGCATGCGCCAGATCATCAACGTGGTACAGGAAACGGCGGGGGGAGCGCATGAGTCGGCCCGCGCGGCCGAGGACCTTGCCAATTCGGCGCGGTCGCTGCAGAACATGGTGAACCAGTTCAAGGTGGCGGCGTAA
- a CDS encoding serine protein kinase PrkA, with protein sequence MPDLETVIRQLSRTIVEHKNATHMSFEEFMQLVTEKPERMMRNIFQLFHDMVRNYVSEGNDEYPEDPESINFVPYDTRQLFVQNSDRPFFADRLFANRFMNHVADMKSGARQNKIYIFEGPPGSGKSTFLNNVLMKFEEYASTEEGRTYEVVWHLDRRVLGTFKEHQVNAFVEKLSHLLDEYELESHDHIDTRALLRGGDVVEVPCPSHDSPLLMIDKAQRRAFFDDLFQNDSFKWKLFTEKEYDWVFRDSPCTICTSIFQALSARLDDPTDIFRMIKVRPYRFNRRLGEGITVFNPGDKSMKMNILTNDMLQRKVDLLLGDSNEVKYIFSNFAKTNNGIYALMDVKSHNAERLLELHNIISEGIHKVEDIEENVRSLFIALMNPEDERSIEGVQSFSDRIEFINIPYVMDLNTEVEIYRNIFGKHIDSSFLPRVLHNFARVIISTRMNVKSDALLEWIGDPEKYRLYCDENLQILKMEIYTGHIPEWLSEEDRKRLNAKRRKKIIAESEHEGDHGFSGRESIKIFSDFYSAYARKDKMITMNNLSTFFTRWHKELKESIPDGFMESLVHNYDYVVLQEVKEALYYYNEAQIERDILHYMFAVNFEPGAVEVCRFTGEKLEITDEFLAGIERRLLGAQVEDEVRFAFRQETQREYTGRTLTQEIMVEGKRAQETALFQSLHDRYVFNLKEKVLEPFLENANFRRAIKDFDTEAFRTYDKRIRDDVTFLINNLSSEKFKYTKQCAKEICVYVIDNDLARKFHV encoded by the coding sequence ATGCCAGATCTAGAGACAGTCATAAGGCAGTTGAGCCGCACCATCGTCGAGCACAAGAACGCCACGCACATGTCGTTCGAGGAGTTCATGCAGCTCGTCACGGAGAAGCCGGAACGGATGATGCGCAACATCTTCCAGCTCTTCCACGACATGGTCAGGAACTACGTGAGCGAGGGGAACGACGAGTATCCCGAAGACCCCGAGTCGATCAACTTCGTCCCCTACGACACCCGGCAGCTCTTCGTGCAGAACTCGGACCGCCCTTTCTTCGCCGACCGCCTGTTCGCCAACCGTTTCATGAACCACGTGGCGGACATGAAAAGCGGGGCGCGCCAGAACAAGATCTACATCTTCGAGGGGCCTCCCGGTTCCGGCAAGAGCACTTTCCTCAACAACGTGCTGATGAAATTCGAGGAATACGCGAGCACCGAGGAGGGGAGGACCTACGAGGTGGTGTGGCACCTGGACCGCCGCGTCCTGGGGACCTTCAAGGAGCACCAGGTCAACGCCTTCGTGGAGAAGCTCTCCCACCTGCTCGACGAGTACGAGCTGGAGAGCCACGACCACATCGACACCAGAGCCCTTTTGCGGGGCGGCGACGTGGTCGAGGTGCCTTGTCCGTCCCACGACAGCCCGCTGCTCATGATCGACAAGGCCCAGCGGCGCGCCTTTTTCGACGACCTGTTCCAGAACGATTCCTTCAAATGGAAGCTCTTCACCGAGAAGGAGTACGACTGGGTCTTCCGCGATTCGCCCTGCACCATCTGCACCTCAATCTTTCAGGCGCTCTCGGCGCGGCTTGACGACCCCACGGACATCTTCCGCATGATCAAGGTGCGCCCCTACCGCTTCAACCGCAGGCTGGGCGAGGGGATCACGGTGTTCAACCCGGGCGACAAGTCCATGAAGATGAACATCCTCACCAACGACATGCTGCAGAGGAAGGTCGACCTGCTGTTAGGCGACAGCAACGAGGTGAAGTACATCTTCTCCAACTTCGCCAAGACCAACAACGGCATCTACGCCCTGATGGACGTGAAGTCCCACAACGCCGAGCGGCTTTTGGAGCTGCACAACATCATCAGCGAAGGCATCCACAAGGTCGAGGACATCGAGGAGAACGTGAGGAGCCTGTTCATCGCCCTCATGAACCCCGAGGATGAGCGGAGCATCGAGGGGGTGCAGTCCTTCTCGGACCGTATCGAGTTCATCAACATCCCCTACGTCATGGACCTGAACACCGAGGTGGAGATTTACCGCAACATCTTCGGCAAGCACATCGACTCGAGCTTCCTGCCGCGGGTGCTGCACAACTTCGCACGGGTGATCATCTCCACCAGGATGAACGTGAAGTCCGACGCGCTGCTGGAATGGATCGGCGATCCCGAGAAGTACCGGCTCTACTGCGACGAGAACCTGCAGATCCTGAAGATGGAGATCTATACCGGGCACATCCCGGAGTGGCTCTCCGAGGAGGACAGGAAGCGGCTGAACGCGAAGCGCAGGAAGAAAATCATCGCCGAGAGCGAGCACGAGGGGGACCACGGCTTCTCCGGGCGCGAATCCATCAAGATCTTCTCCGATTTCTACTCCGCCTATGCCAGGAAGGATAAGATGATCACCATGAACAACCTGTCCACCTTCTTCACACGCTGGCACAAGGAGCTGAAGGAGTCGATCCCGGACGGGTTCATGGAGTCGCTGGTGCACAACTACGACTACGTGGTGCTCCAGGAAGTGAAGGAAGCCCTCTACTACTACAACGAGGCCCAGATCGAGCGCGACATCCTGCACTACATGTTCGCCGTCAACTTCGAGCCGGGCGCCGTGGAGGTCTGCCGGTTTACCGGGGAAAAACTGGAGATAACCGACGAGTTCCTGGCGGGGATCGAACGGCGCCTGCTGGGCGCCCAGGTGGAGGACGAGGTGCGGTTCGCCTTCCGGCAGGAGACGCAACGCGAGTACACCGGAAGGACGTTGACCCAGGAAATTATGGTGGAAGGAAAACGGGCCCAGGAGACGGCGCTGTTCCAGTCGCTGCATGACCGTTACGTCTTCAACCTGAAAGAGAAGGTGCTGGAGCCCTTCCTGGAGAACGCGAACTTCCGCCGCGCCATCAAGGATTTCGACACCGAGGCCTTCAGGACCTACGACAAGCGGATCAGGGACGACGTCACCTTCCTGATCAACAACCTGAGTTCAGAGAAGTTCAAATACACCAAGCAGTGCGCCAAGGAGATTTGCGTCTACGTCATCGACAACGACCTCGCCCGTAAATTCCATGTCTAG